The Methyloceanibacter sp. wino2 nucleotide sequence TCGGGACGTATCGACGTTCTCTGTCGGCGTCGTTCGCCGACGTCCTGGAGCCGCTTGTATGACCACGTGCCGTATCACGGTCAGTGCCAAGAAGATCCTCACCCTGTTGCTCGCGCTCCTGGCGTGCGGCCTGTCGGGGTGCAAGGGTGGCGCCATCCCGGGGCTTACGACGCCGGATCTGGCTCTTTCCACGCCCGCGCCCCTACCCTGGCCCGGCCAGCTGTTTCCGCCCGGCGCAGGCCGCGCACCGCCGGGCGTCCCCGTGGTGCCCCACGCCAACTACACGCTCGATGCAGGCGACCGCGTCCGCATCATCGTGTTCGGGCAGCAGAATCTCTCGAACGTCTATACGGTCTCAGCTTCAGGCACGGTAGCCGTCCCCCTGATCGGACAGGTCCGTGCACGGGGCCTCACCGCCGACGGGCTCGCGCGGCAGGTCGCGAGCCGGCTGCGCAGCCAATACATCAAGGATCCGAAGGTCACCGCCGAGGTGATCACCTACAGGCCCTTCTACATCCTCGGACAGGTGACGCGGCCCGGCCAATATCCCTTCGCCCAGGGCCTCACCGTGGAGAACGCCGTCGCCATCGCCGAAGGCTACACGCCGCGCGCCAAGCAGCGCTTCGTCCGCCTCACGCGCAAATTCGACGGCGTCATGTCGACCGTCATGGTCCCGACCGATTATCCCGTCCAGCCGGGCGACACTATTTACGTCCTCCAACGCGTGTTCTAATGCTCTGAGCGAGATCGCCACTCCTCCTCAAGGCCTCCGGTTCCCGTGAGCTCAAATTTCCGGATACTGCATTGTCTGCGCGCGCCCGTCGGCGGGCTCTTTCGCCACGTGCACGATCTGGCGCTCGGGCAAGCGGAACTCGGGGCGGAAGTGGGCGTTGTCTGCGATTCCACAACGGGGGACGCGGAAAGCGACGTGGCGCTACGCCGGCTTCAAGACAACTGCAGCCTGGGGGTCACGCGGATCCCCATGGCGCGCAAGCTTCACCTCAGCGATTGGAGCGTCTATCGGCGGATCGCAAAAATTGGCCGTAAGCTGGGAGTCGATGTGCTCCACGGTCATGGTGCCAAGGGCGGTGCCTATGCGCGCCTTGCCGGAAAATCACTCCGCAAGAAGAAGAACACGAAGGTCGTCTACACGCCCCATGGCGGCGTCATCCACTATTCGCCCTCGTCTCTTTCCGGGAAGCTCTATTTCAGGCTCGAGCGCAAACTCATGCCGCTGACCGACGGCTTCATCTTCGAGAGCATGTATGCCGGCAATCGCTATGCGGAACTGGTCGGCCGTCCCGAGTGCCCGGCCCGGGTGATCTACAACGGGCTGCAACGGCACGAGTTCTACGAGTCGCTCCTTGCCGACGATGCGGTCGACTTCGTGTTTGTCGGCGAACTGCGCAAGCTCAAGGGCGTGGACGTGTTCTTGGAGGCGCTGGCCCAGCAGCAGAGCGTCTTTCCCGGGCGGGCCATCATCGTCGGCTCCGGGCCGGACGAAAAACATTTCAAGCGACTGGCACGTCGGCTGGGGCTCGCAAAGCAGGTCACCTTCTCGGGCCCGCAACCCGCGCGAACCGCGTTCGTGCGTGCCCGGTGCGTGGTCATTCCATCGATTGCGGAATCACTGCCGTACATCCTTCTGGAGGCAGCGGCCGCGCAAATGCCGATCATCGCGACGAAGGTTGGCGGCATCCCGGAAATCATAGGCGACATCCCCGTGCCGCTGGTGCCGCCCGGAGACGTCGATGCGCTCGCCGGCCAGCTGCGCAGCTTCCTCTCCGATCCGCGCCCCTATTTGCGGCGGGCCGCGGAACTGCAGAAGCATGTGGCGGAGGTCTTCTCGGTCGACATGATGACCCGGGAAGTGGTCGATTTTTACATCACCGATCTCGGTGCCGGCTTGCACAAACTCCCGGAAGAAGTTGCCTAAACCGCTTCTTAACCCTGGCCTTACTCAGTCGGCCGATAGGCTATACGCTAAACCGATCCAAAAGCTGCTCCATGCGAGAGTGCCGGTCGGGACAATGCGACAGCGCACCGTCCGTTGGTGCGCACTATCGGGTTCAAGCGGCCGCAGATGCCGCATTTCGGGATCGAGCAAGGATGAGCGAGTTAGACGCAGCTGCACAAAAACGCACTGCAGACCGCCGGGCGCAGCAAGGCGGTAACGAGACCCCCTTCCCGGATCGGCGTAAGGCCCCGCGCCCGCCACTTGCCGAAATTCGGCGGGGCGGCACGCTGCGACTAATGCCGCCGGTCGTGGTTTCCGGCGTGGTCCGTGTCGTCGAGTTCCTGCTCATCGTTCTGCTCGGGCTTGCGATCTATCTCAGCTATGTGGAGTACGAGGGAGACCGGACCCATCTCTTCTATCTCGCCGCCATCTTCGTTGCCGCCCTGGGCTACATGATGATCGCGGATGTGTTCAGTCTCTATCAGGTTCCCTCCTTCAACACGTTCGTACCGAGTTTCACGCGCGTCGTGATCGCCTGGACCATCGTGATGGCTGGCCTGATGAGCATCGCCTTCTTCAGCAAGATCAGCGCCGACTTCTCTCGTGTCTGGATCGCAACCTGGTACGTGTCGGGGCTCGGCGTGCTCTTCGTCGAGCGGCTGCTTGTCTCGGTCATGGCCCGGCAATGGCTCAAGGAGGGGCGCCTCTACCGCCGTGCCGTGATTGTCGGCGGCGGGCCGGAGGCCGAGAATCTCATCAAGGCCCTCGAGGCATCCGCCGATGCGGACATTCGGATCGTCGGGGTTTTCGACGATCGGGGCGCCGATCGTGTTGCTCCCATCATCGCCGGCTATCCCAAGCTCGGGAACATCAACGAGCTCGTGGAATATGCGCGCACCTCACGTCTGGATTTGCTGATCGTCACCCTGCCGATCACCGCGGAACAGCGCTTGTTGCATCTGCTGAAGAAGCTGCAGGTTCTGCCGGTCGACATTCGTTTGTCCGTACACGGAAGTCCTCTCAGGTTCCGGCCGCGCACCTATTCGTATATCGGCAACGTGCCTTTCATCGACCTGACCGACAAGCCCATCGCCAATTGGGACGTCGTCAAGAAGTGGCTGTTCGACAAGATCGTCGCCTCCATCGCCGTGGTGGCGCTGGCGCCGGTCATGGCGTTGATCGCGATCGCCGTGAAGCTGGATTCGAAAGGTCCTGTCTTGTTCAAGCAAAAGCGTTTGGGCTTCAACAACGAGACGATCGGCGTTCTGAAATTCCGCTCGATGTATGTCGAGGGCGAAAGCCCGGATGGCCTCGAACAGGTGACGCGGGACGATCCGCGGGTGACCCGTGTTGGGCGTATCCTGCGCCGGACGAGCCTCGACGAACTGCCGCAATTCTTCAACGTGCTGAAGGGCGATCTCTCCCTGGTGGGCCCGCGCCCGCATGCGCTCCAATCAAAAGCCGCCGACAAGCTCTATCACGACGCAGTGGATGGGTATTTCGCCCGCCATCGGGTGAAACCCGGCGTCACGGGCTGGGCGCAGATCAACGGCTGGCGCGGGGAAACCGACACGGCGGAAAAGATCGAACGCCGCGTGGAACACGATCTCTACTACATCGAGAACTGGTCCGTGATGTTCGACCTCTACATCCTCCTGATGACGCCGCTTGCCCTCGTCCGCGGCGAGAACGCCTATTAGGAGCGATCCCGTGTCCCTGGCCTTCGGCGGAGTCGACGCTCAAGTCCCTGCCCCGATGCGTTCGGTGGGGCAATCAGGCGGTCATATCCGGCCCGGCTTCAAGCGCTTGGTGCTGATCTATCTCTGGCTGGTCATCGTCACCGGCTGCTTTGTGTACGTCGAACCGTCGCCCTATGACGTTCTGCTGCTCGGCGCCATGGTCGTCCTGCCGGTCGCCGGCCTCATCGCGCTTCCCCGTGGCTTGTCCGTCTACCTGCTGCTGCTTTGCGGCATCGTCGCCGGCGGCTTTGTGGCTTCGACCCAGGCAGGCATCTTCGCGGTGCCGGTCAAACACGTCACCATCACTCTCTATCTCGCTCTCACCTCGTTTGTTCTCGCGGCCTTCGTCGCCAAGAACCCGACGCCGCACACGAAGCTGATCATGTCGGCCTATGTGACCGCGGGGCTGATCGCCTCCATTGCCGCTCTGATCGGCTATTTCAATCTGGTGCCGGCCCTCTACGAGGTCCTGACCGAATTCGGCCGGGCGCGCGGCACCTTCAAGGACGCCAACGTGCTGGGCGCGTTTCTGGTGCCCGCGATCCTCTACGCCTTGAACGGCATGCTGAACGGCCGCACCTCGCGTGCTCTTCTATGGAGCGCCGTTCTGATGGTGCTGGTCCTGGCGACCTTGCTCAGCTACTCACGCGGCGCCTGGCTCAATGCCGCCGTGGGGCTGGTGGCGTATGGCTTCTTTGCGTTCGTGATGTCGGAATCGAACCGCAAGCGCATGAAGCTGCTGGCGCTGGGGATCCTGGGTACCCTTGTTGTCGTGGGCGGCTTGGTGGCAATCGCGACGGTGCCGGAGATCTCCGAGAGGCTCGGCGAACGCGCGAGTTTCGAGCAGTCCTACGACGTCGGACCGGAAGGACGTTTCGGAGGCCAGCGGAAGGCGGCCGCGCTTGTCGCATCACATCCGCTCGGCATCGGCGCACTGGAATTCGCCCGGCTGCATCATCCCGAGGACGTGCATCAGGTCTATCTCAACATGTATCTCAACACCGGATGGCTCGGGGGAACCTTCTACCTGCTGCTGGTGCTCGCAACGATCGTCCTGGGGCTGCGGCTCGTCATCCGCGACCGCGGGGGCGACGGCA carries:
- a CDS encoding polysaccharide biosynthesis/export family protein; this translates as MTTCRITVSAKKILTLLLALLACGLSGCKGGAIPGLTTPDLALSTPAPLPWPGQLFPPGAGRAPPGVPVVPHANYTLDAGDRVRIIVFGQQNLSNVYTVSASGTVAVPLIGQVRARGLTADGLARQVASRLRSQYIKDPKVTAEVITYRPFYILGQVTRPGQYPFAQGLTVENAVAIAEGYTPRAKQRFVRLTRKFDGVMSTVMVPTDYPVQPGDTIYVLQRVF
- a CDS encoding glycosyltransferase family 4 protein encodes the protein MSSNFRILHCLRAPVGGLFRHVHDLALGQAELGAEVGVVCDSTTGDAESDVALRRLQDNCSLGVTRIPMARKLHLSDWSVYRRIAKIGRKLGVDVLHGHGAKGGAYARLAGKSLRKKKNTKVVYTPHGGVIHYSPSSLSGKLYFRLERKLMPLTDGFIFESMYAGNRYAELVGRPECPARVIYNGLQRHEFYESLLADDAVDFVFVGELRKLKGVDVFLEALAQQQSVFPGRAIIVGSGPDEKHFKRLARRLGLAKQVTFSGPQPARTAFVRARCVVIPSIAESLPYILLEAAAAQMPIIATKVGGIPEIIGDIPVPLVPPGDVDALAGQLRSFLSDPRPYLRRAAELQKHVAEVFSVDMMTREVVDFYITDLGAGLHKLPEEVA
- a CDS encoding undecaprenyl-phosphate glucose phosphotransferase, translating into MSELDAAAQKRTADRRAQQGGNETPFPDRRKAPRPPLAEIRRGGTLRLMPPVVVSGVVRVVEFLLIVLLGLAIYLSYVEYEGDRTHLFYLAAIFVAALGYMMIADVFSLYQVPSFNTFVPSFTRVVIAWTIVMAGLMSIAFFSKISADFSRVWIATWYVSGLGVLFVERLLVSVMARQWLKEGRLYRRAVIVGGGPEAENLIKALEASADADIRIVGVFDDRGADRVAPIIAGYPKLGNINELVEYARTSRLDLLIVTLPITAEQRLLHLLKKLQVLPVDIRLSVHGSPLRFRPRTYSYIGNVPFIDLTDKPIANWDVVKKWLFDKIVASIAVVALAPVMALIAIAVKLDSKGPVLFKQKRLGFNNETIGVLKFRSMYVEGESPDGLEQVTRDDPRVTRVGRILRRTSLDELPQFFNVLKGDLSLVGPRPHALQSKAADKLYHDAVDGYFARHRVKPGVTGWAQINGWRGETDTAEKIERRVEHDLYYIENWSVMFDLYILLMTPLALVRGENAY
- a CDS encoding O-antigen ligase, translating into MSLAFGGVDAQVPAPMRSVGQSGGHIRPGFKRLVLIYLWLVIVTGCFVYVEPSPYDVLLLGAMVVLPVAGLIALPRGLSVYLLLLCGIVAGGFVASTQAGIFAVPVKHVTITLYLALTSFVLAAFVAKNPTPHTKLIMSAYVTAGLIASIAALIGYFNLVPALYEVLTEFGRARGTFKDANVLGAFLVPAILYALNGMLNGRTSRALLWSAVLMVLVLATLLSYSRGAWLNAAVGLVAYGFFAFVMSESNRKRMKLLALGILGTLVVVGGLVAIATVPEISERLGERASFEQSYDVGPEGRFGGQRKAAALVASHPLGIGALEFARLHHPEDVHQVYLNMYLNTGWLGGTFYLLLVLATIVLGLRLVIRDRGGDGISIVLLAAFLGMVVEGLVVDTDHWRHFYLIMALIWGMALAPSSQRRTAP